The Rhizobium rhizogenes sequence ATCCTCCTGATCGCGACTGAGACGATCCAGTGCCTCGCACAGCACCATGTCGAAGCGGCCCGCCTGCGCGTCGGCAAGCAAGGACTGGATGCCGGAGCGGATGAGCGAAGCGCCGGAGACGGTGCGGTCGGAATAAGTTTCAGCGATCGTCCAGCCCTCGCGAGCGGTGCGTTCGCGGCATTGGCGCAACTGGTCCTCGATGGAGGCATCGCGCTAGTTGTCGGAGGAATAGCGGGCATAAAGGGCAACACGGCTCATCGGCATTATCTCCTGTCTGATATTTGTTCCACATTCAACGCACAAGCCGCCTTCGCTGGCGCTTGCGGGGGCCGCCGGGCAGCGCCCGCACGTCGCCTTTCCTGCTTCTCCGCCCAAAGGCGGATCGAAGGCGCCCGGTCAGGGCTGGCGCGGCACGCGCCACCGCGAAGCGGCCTGGCCTTGAGGGAGCGGTTTCGATTCGGCCCAATCCCGGAATGCTAAAAAGGCTTTCATCGCACCACAGATTTGAGTTGCCTTGCCTCTACCTGAATCCTAGGTGAAAGCAGCATCCGTAAGCAAGCTGTTTCCGGTATCCTCACCGTCTGTCAGCGGGTTACTCCTCATCCGCTGCCTTCACCCTGCTATTATCGTTGGCGGCAATCCGGGCTGCAAAATCCTCACGCGCCATCTGCTTGCCGATCAGCCGTGCAATTGACAGGACGACCGCGTCCAGACGGGCGAAGGCTTTGGTCTCGGCACCGCTATCCTCTCCATCAGGCGGGCGGTTGTCATTCGCTGCTTTGTCTCTCCCGGAGTGGTGCCGCGTCATCAACCATCGCGATGCTCTCCTTCTGGACGCCATGCGACGGGGTTTGTGATCCATTGGTTGATGTCAGATTCCTTCGATCCCGCACCATTGATGCTGATCCTGATCTGGGCGGGAAATGTGCCTTCGGCGATCTTGCGGTAGATGGTGGACCGGGACAGGCCGGTACGGGAAAGAACGGTATTCAGGCGGATAATACGATCTGGTTCTGGCATGGCAGCACTGCCTCCTGCTGGATGTTTCTGACTGCCCCTGAACCAGTCAGGACAAGAAATTATCCAATTGCAAGAGGTATTTAGTCGGTATCGTACTGCGGCGTACAAAGGACGGTTTGACGGCGCGATTTCCCACCTACAGAGTAAGCGCGCCCTCCCTCGGAAAATTCTCGGGCGGGACCGGCGCGTGCCACACCGTCCCACGCACATTACAGCATTCCGCCATGCGCTGGAATATCATGCCTGCATCGACGGAAATCGACACGACAACCGAACTGATGGAGACAAACATGC is a genomic window containing:
- a CDS encoding AlpA family transcriptional regulator, producing the protein MPEPDRIIRLNTVLSRTGLSRSTIYRKIAEGTFPAQIRISINGAGSKESDINQWITNPVAWRPEGEHRDG